Proteins found in one Sorghum bicolor cultivar BTx623 chromosome 1, Sorghum_bicolor_NCBIv3, whole genome shotgun sequence genomic segment:
- the LOC110436365 gene encoding uncharacterized protein LOC110436365 — protein MDIGTVYPNMKEFRLAMKQFAINEEFEYRLVATDKNRYIADCKDDDCPWHINGRRQPDGSTVKVTALIKRHTCTSSARRRTTIPSSGWVASKAIHHLKKDSTIGTKRMKDLLEDEHNCEIHYDTVWKGRQMAMDELFGSWRQSFQMLFNWRAEVLQRSPGSIIEIDIKEVDGELYFHRFFCALSPCIEGFLEGCRPYVSIDSTSLNGRWNGHMAAATAIDGHNWMYPLAFGFIDAETIDNWTWFMTQLHKAIGHLPVLAICTDACKGLEKAVKNVFPQAEHRECFRHLMQNFIKRFGGDTYSKMYPAARTYRPRVFKYFFDQVVTGSPQILEWLENYHNLLWMRSAFNPDIKCDYVTNNLAESFNNWIRDWKDLPIVELADKIREMIMTLWNKRRAISEKLNGKILPTVLQQLKARTRGLGNLTVVKAGPFAAEIHDTTSTHNRHVVKSHLHECTCLQWQHTGKPCQHALCLITAQQSINVKMEDFVHDYYSVERFKNAYKRLIEPLPDKTQWPEVELEFPVKAPLGKRPAGKPRKLRIKGCLEGEKGGMSKKDAKDAANQVDKDAELEAQEAAQGKRQLIMGKRKCKGCGELGHGETSYKCKLNGTKKRKRKPRKNTTKYGPNAKIPTKRTKKQSEQEVQDAQVEQSKEAVQDEQAEQSAIVPFAPEMSLVETSSTNLTMETYVQPTDEPSRTTRRTPIKKKTTPKKLIPRKTKTS, from the exons ATGGATATTGGCACTGTGTATCCAAACATGAAGGAGTTTAGATTGGCCATGAAACAATTTGCAATAAATGAGGAGTTTGAATACCGCTTAGTCGCAACAGATAAAAATAGGTACATTGCTGATTGCAAAGATGATGATTGCCCATGGCATATTAATGGCCGAAGACAACCTGATGGGTCGACTGTGAAG GTTACAGCTTTGATTAAAAGACATACATGTACTTCTAGCGCAAGGAGGAGGACCACCATTCCATCAAGTGGCTGGGTGGCATCAAAGGCCATCCATCACCTCAAGAAGGATTCCACCATAGGCACGAAAAGAATGAAGGATCTGCTAGAAGATGAGCACAACTGTGAGATTCACTATGACACAGTCTGGAAGGGAAGACAAATGGCCATGGATGAGTTGTTTGGCAGCTGGCGACAAAGCTTCCAAATGTTGTTCAATTGGAGGGCAGAGGTACTGCAGCGATCACCTGGAAGTATAATTGAAATTGACATAAAGGAGGTAGATGGGGAATTGTATTTCCATAGATTTTTTTGTGCATTAAGTCCTTGCATTGAGGGTTTTTTAGAGGGTTGTAGACCTTATGTTAGCATCGACTCAACATCACTTAATGGTAGATGGAATGGGCATATGGCTGCAGCTACTGCTATAGATGGTCATAATTGGATGTATCCACTTGCTTTTGGTTTCATAGATGCTGAGACAATAGATAACTGGAcatggtttatgactcagctgcATAAGGCCATAGGACACCTACCAGTACTTGCTATTTGCACTGATGCATGCAAAGGGTTAGAAAAAGCTGTCAAAAATGTGTTTCCTCAAGCTGAACATAGAGAATGCTTTAGGCATCTAATGCAGAATtttattaaaagatttggaggagaCACATATTCAAAGATGTATCCTGCAGCAAGAACATATAGGCCTAGAGTTTTCAAATATTTCTTCGACCAAGTAGTTACAGGTAGCCCTCAAAtattggaatggcttgaaaacTATCACAACTTGTTATGGATGAGAAGTGCCTTTAACCCTGATATCAAGTGTGATTATGTTACCAACAACCTTGCTGAGAGCTTCAATAATTGGATCAGAGATTGGAAAGACCTACCTATAGTTGAGCTTGCTGACAAGATTAGAGAGATGATAATGACACTATGGAACAAGAGACGTGCAATTTCAGAGAAGCTTAATGGAAAGATCCTACCAACAGTACTACAACAATTGAAAGCAAGGACTAGGGGTCTAGGAAACCTAACTGTTGTCAAGGCAGGTCCTTTTGCTGCAGAGATACATGACACAACTAGCACACACAATAGGCATGTTGTCAAATCACATTTGCATGAATGTACATGTCTTCAGTGGCAGCACACTGGAAAACCTTGTCAGCATGCCTTGTGCCTCATAACAGCACAACAAAGTATTAATGTCAAGATGGAAGACTTTGTTCATGATTATTACTCAGTGGAGAGGTTCAAGAATGCTTATAAGAGACTCATAGAGCCTCTTCCAGATAAGACCCAGTGGCCTGAAGTTGAGCTTGAATTTCCTGTTAAGGCACCATTGGGTAAAAGACCTGCTGGAAAGCCCAGAAAACTGAGAATCAAAGGATGTTTGGAGGGGGAAAAAGGTGGCATGAGCAAAAAAGATGCAAAGGATGCTGCCAATCAAGTTGATAAGGATGCAGAATTGGAAGCCCAGGAAGCTGCTCAGGGAAAGAGGCAACTAATCATGGGAAAAAGAAAGTGCAAGGGGTGTGGTGAATTGGGTCATGGAGAAACTAGCTACAAGTGCAAGCTTAATGGGACAAAAAAAAG GAAAAGGAAGCCCAGAAAAAATACTACTAAATATGGGCCAAATGCTAAAATCCCAACAAAAAGGACAAAGAAGCAATCTGAGCAAGAAGTGCAAGATGCACAAGTTGAGCAATCTAAGGAAGCAGTGCAAGATGAGCAAGCTGAGCAATCAGCTATTGTCCCATTTGCTCCAGAAATGTCACTTGTAGAAACCAGCTCCACCAATCTGACCATGGAAACATATGTCCAGCCTACTGATGAGCCATCCAGGACCACTCGAAGAACTCCAATAAAGAAGAAAACGACACCGAAGAAGCTGATCCcaaggaagacgaaaacaagCTGA
- the LOC110435727 gene encoding uncharacterized protein LOC110435727, which translates to MESKLGYSGGSPRGRGARRSPPPIPLRGGNHRGRGRGARRWGHPRPRRSPPPPPHRGGRPRSPCRPVRHTTAPAHRGAGPAANPPPRAHVRAGALRGHLRHHGPAYQRAGPRLGGRAPTAAEACGEEVEVRAPVLTLDNIHLAALPILDARRRIRGHVRGSLVEGLRERLARGGHGALYIPANVLAAELGAGYVGFLGRPRVLAIVHLDNQRRRMLVDERLHVLAAEEARVENELVVDEVAPRRADTEERKEEGLGQHQDANSEELGPNHRNQDQGADEEQILPRLGEDQGAHAEEPDEHLDGDAVAQLQPDQGADQGAHAEEPDEHLDGDAVAQLQLDLGAHAEQARPGEDQQPVHPHEAADLLELLQETYTLMEKKYDDVERLWEEKRALDREATVQGDWSGIAIKHRGRSIHIEKATQVYREASFFGNLAL; encoded by the exons ATGGAGTCGAAGCTCGGCTACTCCGGCGGCAGCCCGCGTGGCCGCGGTGCGCGCCGCTCTCCGCCGCCGATCCCCCTGCGCGGCGGCAAtcaccgcggccgcggccgcggtgcACGACGCTGGGGCCATCCGCGCCCCCGCCGCTCCCCACCTCCGCCTCCCCACCGCGGAGGCCGCCCGCGTTCGCCCTGCCGACCGGTTCGACACACTACCGCGCCTGCTCACCGAGGCGCCGGACCAGCAGCGAACCCACCGCCGAGGGCGCACGTAAGAGCGGGCGCGCTGCGGGGTCACCTGCGTCACCATGGGCCCGCCTACCAGCGGGCGGGACCTCGGCTCGGCGGTAGAGCCCCCACTGCCGCCGAGGCGTGCGGCGAGGAGGTCGAGGTCAGGGCCCCGGTTCTCACCTTGGACAACATTCACCTCGCCGCCCTCCCGATCCTCGACGCGCGGCGCCGTATTCGTGGGCACGTACGGGGTTCTCTCGTCGAGGGGCTCCGCGAACGCCTGGCCCGCGGTGGTCATGGGGCCCTGTACATCCCCGCTAATGTTCTGGCCGCCGAGCTGGGGGCGGGCTACGTCGGCTTTCTCGGGCGCCCGCGTGTCCTCGCCATCGTCCACCTCGACAACCAGCGCAGGCGCATGTTAGTCGACGAGCGGCTTCATGTTCTGGCTGCCGAGGAGGCCAGGGTCGAGAACGAGCTCGTCGTCGACGAGGTCGCCCCGCGCCGTGCCGATACCGAGGAGCGCAAGGAGGAGGGCCTGGGCCAGCACCAGGACGCCAACTCCGAGGAGCTCGGGCCCAACCACCGCAACCAGGACCAGGGCGCCGACGAGGAGCAGATCTTGCCGCGCCTTGgcgaggaccagggcgcccacgCTGAGGAGCCCGACGAGCACTTGGACGGCGACGCTGTGGCGCAGCTGCAGCCTGACCAAGGCGCGGACCAGGGCGCCCACGCTGAGGAGCCCGACGAGCACTTGGACGGCGACGCTGTGGCGCAGCTGCagcttgacctgggcgcccacgCCGAGCAGGCGCGCCCCGGCGAGGACCAGCAGCCGGTTCACCCCCATGAGGCG GCGGATTTGCTCGAACTTCTACAAGAGACATACACTTTGATGGAGAAGAAGTATGATGACGTAGAGCGCCTCTGGGAAGAGAAGCGCGCCCTGGATCGAGAGGCTACGGTACAAGGTGATTGGAGCGGAATCGCCATAAAGCATCGTGGTCGCAGCATCCATATTGAGAAGGCTACCCAGGTTTACCGGGAAGCGAGCTTTTTTGGAAATCTAGCACTATGA
- the LOC8063362 gene encoding calcium load-activated calcium channel, producing the protein MASALSSLRYGDSLSVVGISAATAVLCEAISWLLIYRTATYNSLRASIERHSRKLDAMKSGSSSSSSSSGAGASSAQPASSRAKKMDRVETSLKDAARELSLAKLKSGAVVAAVLFVVFGLLNSLFEGRTVAKLPFAPIPLVQRMSHRGLPGNDPTDCSMVFLYFLCSMSIRTNLQKLLGFAPPRAAAAAGGGLFPMPDPKVN; encoded by the coding sequence ATGGCGTCGGCGCTGTCCTCCCTGCGCTACGGCGACAGCCTCTCGGTGGTGGGCATCTCCGCCGCGACGGCCGTGCTCTGCGAGGCCATCTCCTGGCTCCTCATCTACCGCACCGCCACCTACAACTCCCTCCGCGCCTCCATCGAGCGCCACTCCCGCaagctcgacgccatgaagtccggctccagctcctcctcctcctcctccggcgccggcgcctcCTCCGCGCAGCCCGCCTCGTCGCGGGCTAAGAAGATGGACCGCGTCGAGACCAGCCTCAAGGACGCCGCGCGGGAGCTCTCGCTCGCCAAGCTCAAGTCGGGCGCCGTCGTCGCCGCGGTGCTCTTCGTCGTCTTCGGCCTGCTCAACTCCCTCTTCGAGGGCCGCACCGTCGCCAAGCTGCCCTTCGCGCCCATCCCGCTCGTCCAGCGGATGAGCCACCGCGGACTGCCTGGGAACGATCCCACCGACTGCTCCATGGTCTTCCTCTACTTCCTCTGCTCCATGAGCATCCGAACCAACCTCCAGAAACTGCTTGGCTTCGCCCCGCCGCGCGCGGCTGCTGCGGCCGGCGGGGGCCTCTTCCCCATGCCCGATCCGAAAGTTAATTGA
- the LOC8059985 gene encoding uncharacterized protein LOC8059985, translating into MRQRWGSCFSGGDVRVGGRVPEEPEPEVFSFAHPLPFWPPGGGFAQGRIRIGGGELELAAATAFQKICTLSSRRRGGGSATFYRPVGVPAGFSLLGYYCQPNCRPLHGHVLVARAGERPPGATPQPPPLAKPLDYALIWEFHAGGSRANAGHGYGRSDAYFWVPVPPEGYWAIGCLVTTERQSPPLEEVACVREDLTDECEPHGSLLRLQLPGPSSFFTVQGVRPVRRGMWRKGVCVGTFCCAADGLPPREHGMACLGNVELDLSAMPTLEQAHAVIRHYGPTLFFHPKEVYLPSSVSWFFKNGAALYKRGGDTAAGEEIDGEGSNLPGGGCNDGEYWIDVPSGERGRAVCRGNIDSAELYAHVKPAMGGTCTDVAMWVFCPFNGPARLKLGPISLPLGKTGRHVGDWEHSTFRVSNLTGELMGVYYSQHSGGHWVDASALEYIDGNRPVVYSSRNGHASYAYPGVYLQGSAALGIGIRNDAARSSLFVDSSARYRIVAAEYLGEGAVVEPQWLQFMREWGPTVVYKSRKRMEWMVGRLPPRLKCRAESMLNKMPNELSREEGPTGPKEKNNWEGDERW; encoded by the exons ATGCGCCAGCGGTGGGGCAGCTGCTTCTCGGGCGGCGACGTCCGCGTGGGCGGGCGCGTCCCCGAGGAACCGGAGCCGGAGGTCTTCTCCTTCGCCCACCCCCTCCCCTTCTGGCCCCCAG GCGGTGGATTCGCGCAGGGGAGGATACGCATCGGCGGAGGGGAGCTGGAGCTCGCCGCGGCCACCGCGTTCCAGAAGATCTGCACCCTGTCGTCGCGGCGGCGTGGCGGCGGCAGCGCCACCTTTTACCGGCCGGTCGGCGTCCCGGCGGGGTTCTCCCTCCTGGGCTACTACTGCCAGCCAAACTGCCGCCCGCTGCACGGCCACGTCCTCGTTGCCAGAGCGGGGGAGCGCCCGCCCGGCGCCACGCCTCAGCCGCCGCCGCTTGCAAAGCCGCTGGACTACGCGCTCATCTGGGAATTCCATGCCGGTGGCAGCCGTGCCAATGCCGGCCACGGCTACGGCCGAAGCGACGCCTACTTCTGGGTCCCCGTGCCGCCGGAGGGATACTGGGCGATCGGGTGCCTCGTGACGACGGAACGGCAGAGTCCACCTCTCGAGGAGGTGGCATGCGTCCGCGAGGACCTCACGGACGAGTGCGAGCCGCACGGGTCGCTGCTCCGCCTGCAGCTGCCGGGGCCGTCGTCGTTCTTCACCGTGCAGGgcgtgcgtccggtgcgcaGAGGGATGTGGAGGAAAGGAGTGTGCGTGGGCACCTTCTGCTGCGCCGCTGACGGGCTCCCGCCACGCGAGCACGGCATGGCGTGCCTGGGCAACGTCGAGCTCGACCTGTCGGCGATGCCGACGCTGGAGCAGGCGCACGCGGTGATCCGGCACTACGGCCCCACGTTGTTCTTCCACCCCAAGGAGGTCTACCTGCCGTCGTCCGTCTCCTGGTTCTTCAAGAACGGAGCCGCATTGTACAAGCGAGGTGGAGACACCGCCGCGGGCGAGGAGATCGACGGCGAGGGGTCTAACCTCCCTGGCGGCGGTTGCAACGACGGGGAGTACTGGATCGACGTTCCCAGCGGCGAGCGGGGCCGCGCCGTGTGCCGCGGCAACATCGACAGCGCGGAGCTCTACGCGCACGTGAAGCCGGCCATGGGCGGCACGTGCACCGACGTGGCCATGTGGGTGTTCTGCCCGTTCAACGGCCCGGCGAGGCTCAAGCTGGGCCCGATCAGCCTCCCACTGGGCAAGACCGGGCGGCACGTCGGGGACTGGGAGCACTCCACGTTCCGCGTCAGCAACCTCACCGGTGAGCTCATGGGCGTGTACTACTCGCAGCACAGCGGCGGGCACTGGGTGGACGCCTCCGCGCTGGAGTACATCGACGGCAACCGGCCCGTGGTGTACTCGTCCAGGAACGGGCACGCGAGCTACGCGTACCCTGGTGTGTACCTGCAGGGCTCGGCGGCGCTCGGGATCGGCATCCGCAACGACGCCGCTCGGAGCAGTCTATTCGTGGACTCCAGCGCCAGGTACCGCATCGTTGCGGCGGAGTATCTGGGCGAGGGCGCCGTCGTAGAGCCGCAGTGGCTGCAGTTCATGCGGGAGTGGGGTCCGACGGTGGTGTACAAGTCGAGGAAGCGGATGGAGTGGATGGTCGGGCGCCTGCCTCCCCGGCTCAAGTGCAGAGCGGAGAGCATGCTGAACAAGATGCCCAACGAGCTGTCTAGGGAAGAAGGGCCGACCGGGCCCAAGGAGAAAAACAACTGGGAGGGAGACGAGAGATGGTAG